In Luteitalea sp. TBR-22, one genomic interval encodes:
- a CDS encoding endonuclease/exonuclease/phosphatase family protein has translation MRLPSLPGLVIATGMVAAWLVGCAAPVRMTTASAPSHGCRAAPDGAVAWVHPVDPEEREALDARCAPLAPPLVRVGSTPARPASRVMVATWNMHDGRGDIVSLARDLLAGAGEAPPDAVILLLQELVRATAVATAGGGGRDTGVRDVPTVVVDLGWHLAYVPAKRNRLEPAGASAADRGTAIMSTLPIADLAAIELPVERQRRVALSGHVRATTRDGRPWRLRVVSVHLENRSGMRRVWVRAGASRTRQAEALLEAIGFDAHPPEAADDGVVLAGDFNTWLGDDEQALRLLREAFPHGPPSDPRPTMENGWRLDHVFVRLPAGVTAAHRRLESTYGSDHFPVVTTLDFHRLD, from the coding sequence ATGCGCCTCCCCTCGCTGCCCGGCCTCGTCATCGCCACTGGCATGGTGGCCGCCTGGCTGGTCGGCTGCGCGGCACCGGTGCGCATGACGACCGCGTCGGCGCCGTCGCATGGCTGTCGCGCGGCGCCCGACGGCGCGGTCGCCTGGGTCCATCCCGTCGATCCGGAAGAGCGCGAGGCGCTCGACGCCCGCTGCGCGCCCCTGGCGCCGCCACTGGTGCGCGTCGGGTCGACGCCGGCAAGGCCCGCCTCACGGGTCATGGTCGCTACCTGGAACATGCACGACGGACGGGGCGACATCGTCTCGCTGGCCCGCGACCTCCTGGCAGGCGCTGGCGAGGCGCCGCCCGACGCCGTGATCCTGCTGCTGCAGGAACTCGTGCGCGCCACCGCGGTCGCCACCGCCGGCGGAGGCGGCCGGGACACCGGCGTGCGCGACGTGCCCACGGTGGTCGTCGACCTCGGCTGGCACCTGGCGTACGTGCCGGCCAAGCGGAATCGCCTCGAGCCGGCCGGCGCCTCGGCCGCCGATCGCGGGACGGCGATCATGTCGACCCTGCCCATCGCGGATCTCGCCGCCATCGAGCTGCCCGTCGAACGCCAGCGGCGCGTCGCGCTGTCGGGCCACGTGCGCGCGACGACGCGCGACGGACGTCCGTGGCGCCTGCGCGTCGTCAGTGTCCACCTGGAGAATCGCTCCGGCATGCGCCGCGTGTGGGTGCGGGCCGGCGCGAGCCGCACGCGCCAGGCGGAGGCCCTGCTCGAGGCGATCGGCTTCGACGCGCATCCTCCCGAGGCGGCCGACGACGGCGTCGTCCTCGCCGGCGACTTCAACACCTGGCTCGGTGACGACGAGCAGGCCTTGCGCCTGCTCAGGGAGGCCTTCCCCCACGGGCCACCGAGTGACCCTCGCCCGACGATGGAGAACGGCTGGCGACTCGACCACGTCTTCGTGCGACTGCCGGCGGGTGTCACCGCCGCGCATCGCCGCCTGGAGTCGACGTACGGCTCCGATCACTTTCCCGTCGTGACGACCCTCGACTTCCACCGCCTCGATTGA
- a CDS encoding DUF2231 domain-containing protein, with protein sequence MRSTARLAGHPVHPMLIPYPFALLSVSTMFDVLDSRTRGAYGRTAGHLLDAGLLAGAAAAVPGLIDYVGTVPRGTSASRQATWHAAINGSALLAFLLARRERGRDGATSRSGLALSLLGTALLGAGGWLGGELVYHHHIGVDEDAGARRREREATLLTPVAGGRGRGHLQQVPPALASER encoded by the coding sequence ATGCGCAGTACCGCCCGCCTGGCAGGTCACCCGGTCCATCCGATGTTGATTCCGTATCCGTTCGCGCTGCTGAGTGTGTCGACGATGTTCGACGTGCTCGATTCCCGGACGCGGGGCGCGTACGGTCGCACGGCCGGGCACCTGCTGGACGCCGGGTTGCTCGCCGGTGCTGCCGCGGCCGTCCCCGGCCTGATCGACTACGTCGGGACGGTCCCGCGCGGCACCTCGGCATCGCGCCAGGCGACGTGGCACGCCGCGATCAACGGCTCGGCCCTGCTGGCGTTCCTGCTCGCCCGACGTGAGCGAGGACGTGACGGCGCCACGAGTCGATCCGGCCTTGCGCTCTCGCTGCTCGGCACGGCGTTGCTGGGTGCCGGAGGCTGGCTCGGCGGGGAACTCGTCTATCACCACCACATCGGGGTGGACGAGGACGCAGGCGCGCGCCGGCGGGAGCGTGAGGCGACGCTGCTGACGCCCGTCGCTGGCGGTCGGGGTCGGGGACACCTTCAGCAGGTGCCCCCGGCCCTGGCCAGTGAGCGTTAG
- a CDS encoding SDR family oxidoreductase has translation MISGIAHDMAADAPRSTGSGSRPHGSDHAALVALGGLAAAVAATAWWRAAHAYQLRGRTVLITGGVRGLGLLLAREFGRRGARLAIVSRTPSEIGRAEDQLRASGLDVIAECCDVRDPRAVADLVRLVVGRTGRLDVVVNNAGVIQAAPFEHAQLEDFQESLDTHFWGPLYLTREALPFLRRAPGGARLLNISSFGGRVGVPHLAAYSAGKFALVGLSETLRAELHKDGVLVTTATPGLMRTGSHGKILVRGQHEKEALWFGAGVATPLTSMSGTRAARELVDACVAGRAHATPGLQFRLAEIAETLVPQLAAGVKAIIAGRLLPGPSDRATGEVRRATSEVGFGWLTPLLPNAAARANNEIR, from the coding sequence ATGATCTCCGGCATTGCACACGACATGGCCGCCGACGCACCTCGGTCGACAGGCTCCGGATCGCGTCCGCACGGGTCCGACCATGCCGCCCTGGTCGCGCTCGGCGGGCTGGCCGCGGCCGTCGCGGCCACCGCATGGTGGCGCGCGGCGCACGCCTACCAACTGCGGGGCCGCACCGTCCTCATCACCGGCGGAGTCCGCGGTCTCGGCCTGCTGCTGGCGCGCGAGTTCGGGCGCCGCGGCGCCCGCCTGGCGATCGTGTCGCGAACTCCTTCCGAGATCGGCCGTGCCGAAGACCAACTGCGCGCCAGCGGCCTGGACGTGATCGCCGAGTGCTGCGACGTGCGCGATCCGCGCGCCGTCGCCGACCTCGTCAGGCTCGTCGTCGGCCGCACCGGTCGCCTCGACGTCGTGGTCAACAACGCCGGCGTGATCCAGGCCGCGCCGTTCGAGCACGCGCAGCTCGAGGACTTCCAGGAGTCGCTCGACACCCACTTCTGGGGCCCGCTGTACCTCACGCGGGAGGCGCTGCCGTTCCTGCGGCGGGCGCCGGGCGGGGCGCGACTGCTCAACATCTCGTCGTTCGGCGGACGCGTCGGCGTCCCGCACCTGGCCGCCTACTCGGCCGGCAAGTTCGCGCTGGTCGGCCTGTCGGAGACGCTGCGCGCCGAACTCCACAAGGACGGCGTCCTGGTGACGACCGCCACGCCCGGCCTGATGCGGACGGGCTCGCACGGCAAGATTCTGGTGCGAGGGCAGCACGAGAAGGAGGCGCTCTGGTTCGGCGCCGGGGTGGCGACGCCGCTCACGTCGATGTCGGGCACCCGGGCCGCACGCGAACTCGTCGACGCGTGCGTCGCCGGCCGCGCGCACGCGACGCCGGGCCTGCAGTTCCGGTTGGCCGAGATCGCCGAGACGCTCGTCCCGCAACTGGCGGCCGGCGTCAAGGCGATCATCGCCGGGCGTTTGCTGCCCGGCCCGAGCGATCGCGCGACGGGCGAGGTCCGTCGCGCGACCAGCGAGGTGGGGTTCGGATGGCTGACGCCGCTGTTGCCCAACGCCGCCGCCCGGGCCAACAACGAGATCCGGTGA
- a CDS encoding PEGA domain-containing protein yields the protein MAVPRGGPGYPGGGGHYGGGYRPVYGYPGYWGGWGLGWGWGGYWGYGAWGWWGPGWWGPGYASSMWWPGFGWWGAPALYAPPYAIWGITSEARLMVQPRNTEVYIDGALAGIVDQYDGVFQSLTLSPGTHEIAFYLEGHKKQVMNAYVAPGTTLKVKHTMEKLPAGAPEDERPSPPARPQPATNRLPGDPNAPQGQEPPTRAPRTQESDRVAGDAGLLVIRVQPADAEVVIDGQPWTLPGNGRPLEVRVPAGRVRIDIRKPGFAPFSTEVTVTAGEVTPLNVSLPSRGQQL from the coding sequence ATGGCGGTGCCCCGCGGTGGTCCCGGCTACCCCGGCGGAGGGGGCCACTATGGCGGCGGCTACCGTCCGGTCTACGGGTATCCGGGCTACTGGGGCGGCTGGGGCCTCGGCTGGGGCTGGGGCGGCTACTGGGGCTACGGCGCCTGGGGCTGGTGGGGACCTGGCTGGTGGGGGCCCGGCTACGCGAGCAGCATGTGGTGGCCCGGGTTCGGGTGGTGGGGCGCGCCGGCGCTCTACGCCCCGCCGTACGCCATCTGGGGCATCACCAGTGAAGCGCGCCTGATGGTGCAGCCCCGCAACACCGAGGTGTACATCGACGGCGCACTCGCTGGCATCGTGGACCAGTACGACGGGGTGTTCCAGAGCCTCACGCTGTCGCCGGGGACGCACGAGATCGCGTTCTATCTCGAAGGTCACAAGAAGCAGGTGATGAACGCGTACGTCGCGCCTGGCACGACGCTCAAGGTGAAGCACACGATGGAGAAGCTGCCGGCTGGTGCGCCGGAGGACGAGCGGCCGTCGCCGCCGGCGCGCCCGCAGCCGGCGACCAATCGACTGCCCGGCGATCCGAATGCGCCCCAGGGCCAGGAACCGCCGACGCGCGCGCCTCGTACACAGGAGTCGGATCGCGTCGCCGGCGATGCCGGCCTGCTGGTGATCCGTGTGCAGCCGGCCGACGCCGAGGTGGTGATCGATGGCCAGCCGTGGACGCTTCCCGGCAACGGTCGTCCACTCGAGGTGCGGGTGCCCGCGGGGCGCGTGCGCATCGACATCCGCAAGCCCGGCTTTGCGCCGTTCTCGACCGAGGTCACCGTGACCGCAGGCGAGGTGACGCCGCTGAACGTGAGCCTGCCGTCGCGGGGACAGCAGCTCTAG
- a CDS encoding GNAT family N-acetyltransferase, with product MVIRAATRDDVPALGRLGAQLMRQHHAFDPQRFLAPGDAPEAGYGRFLGSQLDDPDAFVHVAEDEGRVVGYVYAGIEPLSWKELRDECGFVHDLLVEESARGQGAGRALLEAAAAWLVSRGMPRVMLWTASQNQAAQRLFAHAGFRPTMIEMTRES from the coding sequence ATGGTGATTCGTGCCGCCACTCGTGATGACGTGCCGGCCCTCGGCCGGCTCGGCGCGCAGTTGATGCGCCAGCACCACGCGTTCGACCCGCAGCGCTTCCTCGCGCCCGGTGACGCGCCGGAGGCCGGCTACGGGAGGTTCCTCGGCAGCCAGCTCGACGACCCTGACGCCTTCGTTCACGTGGCCGAGGACGAGGGACGCGTCGTCGGGTACGTGTACGCAGGCATCGAGCCGCTGTCGTGGAAGGAGCTGCGCGACGAGTGCGGGTTCGTGCACGACCTGCTCGTCGAGGAATCGGCGCGCGGACAGGGGGCAGGGCGGGCCCTGCTCGAGGCGGCGGCAGCGTGGTTGGTGTCGCGCGGCATGCCACGCGTGATGCTGTGGACGGCGTCGCAGAACCAGGCCGCGCAACGCCTGTTCGCGCACGCGGGCTTCCGGCCGACGATGATCGAGATGACGCGCGAGTCGTAG
- a CDS encoding MBL fold metallo-hydrolase has translation MHSSREAAPGVAWMRTGIVNVAFVEPEPRDGRWVLVDAGLRGWGEAILSAARARHGDRPPSAIVLTHGHFDHVGGLDTLLRVWDVPVYAHRLELPHLTGRRAYPPPDPTVGGGLLAWSARLFPTHPIDIRTRVLTLPEDGSVPPLPGWRWWHTPGHTDGHVSLFRDTDRVLLSGDALITVRQESALAVLGQTPTLHGPPAYFTSNWSDALGSVRDLADLSPNVLVPGHGVPMSGPSLTHGLRRFADGFHKEVPRHGRYVQTPACRAEDESWRLPPDPWPDALRRGVAGAAAAAAAAWFWYGRRTRAASRRRRVTP, from the coding sequence ATGCACTCGAGTCGAGAAGCTGCCCCTGGCGTCGCGTGGATGCGCACGGGCATCGTGAACGTGGCCTTCGTCGAGCCGGAACCGCGGGATGGAAGGTGGGTGTTGGTGGACGCCGGACTGCGCGGCTGGGGCGAGGCCATCCTGTCGGCAGCACGGGCCAGGCACGGCGATCGCCCGCCGAGCGCCATCGTCCTGACCCACGGGCATTTCGATCACGTCGGCGGACTGGACACGTTGCTGCGCGTCTGGGACGTGCCGGTGTACGCCCATCGGCTCGAACTCCCGCACCTCACCGGGCGCCGTGCGTATCCGCCGCCCGACCCGACCGTGGGAGGCGGGCTGCTGGCGTGGAGCGCGCGCCTGTTCCCGACCCACCCGATCGACATCCGGACGCGTGTGCTGACGTTGCCCGAGGACGGCAGCGTCCCACCGCTGCCGGGTTGGCGCTGGTGGCACACGCCCGGTCACACCGATGGACACGTGTCGCTGTTCCGCGACACCGATCGCGTGTTGCTGTCGGGCGACGCGCTGATCACCGTCAGGCAGGAGTCGGCGCTGGCCGTCCTCGGGCAGACCCCGACACTGCACGGGCCGCCGGCGTACTTCACGTCGAACTGGAGCGATGCGCTGGGGTCGGTGCGCGACCTCGCCGACCTGTCCCCCAACGTACTCGTGCCGGGCCACGGTGTGCCGATGAGCGGCCCCTCGCTCACCCACGGACTGCGTCGGTTCGCGGACGGTTTCCACAAGGAAGTGCCTCGCCATGGCCGGTACGTGCAGACGCCCGCCTGCCGTGCCGAGGACGAGTCCTGGCGATTGCCACCCGACCCCTGGCCCGACGCGCTGCGCCGCGGAGTCGCCGGTGCGGCTGCGGCAGCCGCCGCGGCATGGTTCTGGTACGGCCGACGGACGCGGGCCGCGAGCCGGCGTCGGCGGGTGACCCCATGA
- a CDS encoding esterase family protein: MRRPPASALAALVLALACATPALAQAPAEAPAAPPAAAPAPLVSPEVHADGRITFRLRAPNATAVAVSRAGAPRLPMARDDQGVWTATTAALEPDIYQYTFNVDGQSLLDPMNGWIAPNLLNPSNMVRVPGPASGQDQRPWDVADVPRGQLHRHFYKSARIGDHRDYYVYTPPGYATARATTYPVLYLLHGFSDDASGWTSVGQAHVIFDNLIARKAMVPMVVVMTLGYGAPEIVTRGARSPQLRMKSMEGYRDALFSEVIPAIERDYRVDARREARAIAGLSMGGAETLFVGLNAIDRFAWIGAFSAGGLGQPSELPQMFPSLNAAAGKRLKLLWIACGTEDGLIEANRQVHAFLTERGVAHEFVETPGAHTWMVWRRYLSTLAPLLFR; this comes from the coding sequence GTGAGACGACCGCCTGCTTCAGCCCTTGCCGCCCTTGTCCTCGCGCTGGCGTGCGCCACTCCGGCCCTCGCCCAGGCGCCTGCCGAGGCGCCTGCCGCGCCACCGGCTGCAGCACCTGCGCCGCTCGTCTCGCCCGAGGTGCACGCCGACGGGCGCATCACGTTCCGTCTCCGCGCCCCGAACGCGACTGCCGTCGCCGTGTCGCGCGCTGGCGCGCCGCGCCTGCCGATGGCCCGCGACGACCAGGGTGTCTGGACGGCGACCACGGCGGCTCTCGAGCCCGACATCTACCAGTACACGTTCAACGTCGACGGGCAGTCGCTGCTCGACCCGATGAACGGCTGGATCGCGCCGAACCTCCTGAACCCGTCCAACATGGTGCGCGTGCCGGGCCCCGCCTCCGGCCAGGACCAGCGGCCGTGGGATGTCGCCGACGTGCCGCGCGGCCAGTTGCATCGTCACTTCTACAAGTCCGCGCGGATCGGCGACCACCGCGACTACTACGTCTACACGCCGCCCGGTTACGCCACGGCGCGCGCCACCACCTACCCCGTGCTGTACCTGCTGCACGGGTTCAGCGACGATGCCAGCGGGTGGACGTCGGTGGGCCAGGCGCACGTGATCTTCGACAACCTGATCGCGCGCAAGGCGATGGTGCCGATGGTCGTCGTGATGACGCTCGGCTACGGCGCACCGGAGATCGTGACGCGCGGGGCACGATCGCCGCAGCTGCGCATGAAGAGCATGGAGGGCTATCGCGATGCGCTGTTCTCCGAGGTGATCCCGGCGATCGAGCGTGACTACCGGGTCGATGCCCGTCGCGAGGCGCGGGCCATCGCCGGGTTGTCGATGGGCGGCGCCGAGACGCTCTTCGTGGGCCTGAACGCGATCGATCGCTTCGCCTGGATTGGCGCGTTCAGCGCCGGTGGGCTCGGGCAGCCGTCGGAGCTGCCGCAGATGTTTCCCTCGCTGAACGCCGCCGCCGGCAAGCGGCTGAAGCTGCTGTGGATCGCGTGCGGCACCGAGGACGGCCTGATCGAGGCCAACCGCCAGGTGCATGCGTTCCTCACCGAGCGCGGCGTCGCCCACGAGTTCGTCGAGACGCCCGGCGCGCACACGTGGATGGTGTGGCGCCGCTACCTGAGCACGTTGGCGCCGCTGCTCTTCCGGTGA
- a CDS encoding SDR family NAD(P)-dependent oxidoreductase: MSSLRGHRALITGATQGVGRAIAVAMARAGADLVLHGLRIDAQAEQTRAQCLAAGVQVAMVEGDLSSQPVEAATRLARDAHAAMPGIDLLVNNAGAYLEDAHFLDVTPEAFARTMRLNVEAPFFLTQQYARRWVAEGTQGRVLFTGSINGRLAEQNHAAYDTSKGAVEMMVKTLCVALAPHGIRVNGMAPGLVRTPLTDAFLSDPKAMAWMQMHTPNGAVPGPDVCGDAAVFLLSDGAWHVHGQMLLVDGGMSAWQQPDVPA; encoded by the coding sequence ATGTCTTCACTGCGCGGTCACCGCGCCCTGATCACCGGCGCCACGCAGGGCGTCGGCCGCGCCATCGCGGTGGCGATGGCGCGCGCCGGCGCCGACCTCGTCCTCCACGGCCTCCGCATCGACGCGCAGGCCGAGCAGACACGCGCGCAGTGCCTGGCCGCGGGCGTGCAGGTGGCGATGGTCGAGGGCGACCTCTCGTCACAGCCGGTCGAGGCCGCCACGCGCCTCGCCCGCGACGCTCACGCCGCAATGCCGGGCATCGACCTGCTCGTGAACAATGCCGGGGCGTACCTCGAGGACGCCCACTTCCTCGACGTCACGCCGGAGGCCTTCGCGCGCACCATGCGGCTGAACGTCGAGGCGCCGTTCTTCCTCACGCAGCAGTACGCGCGACGCTGGGTGGCCGAGGGCACGCAGGGGCGCGTGCTGTTCACCGGCTCGATCAACGGCCGGCTGGCCGAGCAGAACCACGCCGCCTACGACACGTCGAAGGGCGCCGTGGAGATGATGGTGAAGACCCTGTGCGTGGCGCTCGCGCCACACGGCATCCGCGTCAACGGCATGGCGCCCGGCCTGGTGCGGACCCCGCTGACCGACGCCTTCCTGTCCGATCCGAAGGCCATGGCCTGGATGCAGATGCACACGCCCAACGGCGCGGTGCCGGGGCCGGACGTGTGCGGCGATGCGGCCGTGTTCCTGCTCAGCGACGGGGCCTGGCACGTCCACGGCCAGATGCTCCTCGTCGACGGCGGCATGAGCGCCTGGCAGCAGCCCGACGTCCCGGCCTGA
- a CDS encoding Gfo/Idh/MocA family protein — MSGEQGELSRRGFGQRLGQVAAAASALSALNAPAVHGAVGDTIQFAIVGCGGRGTGAVVDAMATKNGPLKLVAMADIFEDKLTRSYKSLQNRIAENMAVKEEHRFLGFDGYQKAMDVLKPGDVVILATPPAFRWVHFDYAIKKGLNVFMEKPVTVDGPTSKRMLELGELSVKKNLKVGVGLMCRHCDARNELLRRVRDGQVGEIISMRAYRMHGPGGSAFTKKQVKGGITPQVVGDATQPMSEVMYQLRRFHGFLWASGGMYSDFYIHNIDECAMIKEAWPIKAQAVGGRHYREDYVDQNFDTYAVEYTFPDGTKMHLDGRTMTGAWSEFASYAHGTKGLAVISSKEHTPARSRIYNGHLPEAGNLAWAYPENERNPYRVEWIDLLEAIRNDRPYNEVKRGVEASLVTSMGRMAAHTGRVITYDEMLNCPHEFAPNVDKLTENGPAPVIAGPDGRYQVPMPGLITDREYGPLPTTPTTTASAQQ; from the coding sequence ATGAGTGGTGAGCAAGGCGAACTTTCACGGCGCGGGTTCGGGCAGCGCCTCGGCCAGGTGGCAGCGGCGGCGTCGGCACTCTCGGCGCTGAACGCCCCGGCGGTGCACGGCGCGGTCGGCGACACGATCCAGTTCGCGATCGTCGGCTGCGGCGGCCGCGGGACCGGCGCCGTGGTGGACGCGATGGCGACCAAGAACGGGCCGCTCAAGCTCGTCGCGATGGCCGACATCTTCGAGGACAAGCTCACGCGCAGCTACAAGTCGCTGCAGAACCGCATCGCCGAGAACATGGCCGTCAAGGAGGAGCACAGGTTCCTCGGCTTCGACGGCTACCAGAAGGCGATGGACGTGCTCAAGCCGGGCGACGTCGTGATCCTGGCGACGCCGCCGGCCTTCCGCTGGGTGCACTTCGACTACGCGATCAAGAAGGGCCTCAACGTCTTCATGGAGAAGCCGGTCACCGTCGACGGGCCGACCTCCAAGCGGATGCTCGAACTCGGTGAGCTCTCCGTGAAGAAGAACCTCAAGGTCGGCGTCGGCCTGATGTGCCGTCACTGCGACGCGCGCAACGAGTTGCTCCGCCGCGTGCGCGACGGCCAGGTCGGCGAGATCATCTCGATGCGGGCCTACCGCATGCACGGCCCGGGCGGGTCGGCCTTCACCAAGAAGCAGGTCAAGGGCGGCATCACGCCGCAGGTCGTCGGCGACGCCACGCAGCCGATGTCCGAGGTCATGTACCAGCTGCGCCGCTTCCACGGCTTCCTGTGGGCGTCTGGCGGCATGTACTCCGACTTCTACATCCACAACATCGACGAGTGCGCGATGATCAAGGAAGCCTGGCCGATCAAGGCGCAGGCGGTCGGTGGTCGCCACTACCGCGAGGACTACGTCGACCAGAACTTCGACACGTACGCCGTCGAGTACACGTTCCCCGACGGCACCAAGATGCACCTCGATGGCCGGACGATGACCGGTGCCTGGAGCGAGTTCGCCTCCTACGCGCACGGCACCAAGGGCCTGGCGGTGATCTCGTCGAAGGAGCACACCCCGGCCCGCAGCCGCATCTACAACGGCCACCTTCCCGAGGCCGGCAACCTCGCCTGGGCGTACCCCGAGAACGAGCGCAACCCGTACCGCGTCGAGTGGATCGACCTGCTCGAGGCCATCCGCAACGATCGGCCGTACAACGAGGTCAAGCGCGGCGTCGAGGCCAGCCTCGTGACGAGCATGGGGCGCATGGCCGCCCACACGGGCCGCGTGATCACCTACGACGAGATGCTGAACTGCCCGCACGAGTTCGCGCCCAACGTCGACAAGCTGACCGAGAACGGCCCCGCGCCGGTGATCGCCGGCCCCGACGGCCGCTACCAGGTGCCGATGCCTGGCCTGATCACCGACCGCGAGTACGGTCCGTTGCCCACCACGCCCACCACGACGGCGTCGGCGCAGCAGTAG
- a CDS encoding YdcF family protein → MIAFVALSCALLLAFVLCCVVLGWSLDVYNPPAMPADVALVFGCGEPWKADARLRQALAVHQAGLAPHLIVSGGVRMPGRATTEAEWFRDWLVERGVPPERVHLENRATNTAENAEFSWPILEAHGWRRVILVMSDFEGLRAHLTARRAWLGKDVTLYDMHASSAPRWSRWGWWTSAEGWRLTNHTVPRLFRYGLLPYLWRR, encoded by the coding sequence GTGATTGCCTTCGTCGCCCTCAGCTGCGCCCTCCTCCTCGCCTTCGTCCTCTGCTGCGTCGTGCTCGGCTGGAGCCTCGACGTGTACAACCCGCCGGCGATGCCCGCCGACGTCGCGCTGGTGTTCGGCTGCGGCGAACCGTGGAAGGCGGACGCGCGCCTTCGACAGGCGCTCGCGGTCCATCAGGCGGGCCTGGCGCCCCACCTGATCGTGAGCGGGGGCGTGCGCATGCCGGGTCGCGCCACCACGGAAGCCGAGTGGTTCCGTGACTGGCTCGTCGAGCGAGGCGTGCCTCCCGAGCGCGTCCACCTCGAGAACCGCGCGACCAACACCGCCGAGAACGCCGAGTTCAGCTGGCCGATCCTGGAGGCACACGGCTGGCGCCGCGTGATCCTGGTGATGTCGGACTTCGAAGGCCTGCGTGCCCATCTCACGGCGCGCCGCGCATGGCTGGGGAAGGACGTCACCCTGTACGACATGCATGCATCGTCGGCACCACGGTGGTCGCGCTGGGGGTGGTGGACGTCGGCCGAAGGCTGGCGCCTGACCAACCACACCGTGCCCAGGCTCTTCCGGTACGGACTGCTGCCCTATCTCTGGCGCCGCTGA
- a CDS encoding NTP/NDP exchange transporter, translated as MPERRGVLQRLIDVRPGEVAALLWASLFYFCVLCAYYVIRPIRDDMGVAGGVDNLPWLFTGTLLGMALANPPYAALVSRLPRLRFITLTYRFFETNLLVFFGLLLVTTAAQQIWVGRVFFIWTSVFNLFVVSVFWAFLVDVFTREQGARLFGFIAAGATVGAMSGSAITASLVSVLGSTPLLLVSVALLEVAVFSMRRLSAIATDLRTRTGTAAEEAPIGGGMLAGLSHAVGNPYLLNVSVYMLLFAITSTLLYFQQADIASKAFTDRAARTAFFARIDLVVNALTLVTQLFLTSRILKALGVALTLSILPLLSVIGFAWLGATPTIAAIVVLQVARRAGNFAIARPTREVLFTVLPREDKYKAKNFIDTVVYRLGDQVGAWAYAALGWLGLTLSGIAWVAVPVSAVWLANAFWLGRRQERLARAAEPPR; from the coding sequence ATGCCTGAACGACGGGGAGTCCTCCAGCGCCTGATCGACGTGCGCCCTGGCGAGGTGGCAGCGCTGCTGTGGGCATCGCTGTTCTATTTCTGCGTGCTGTGCGCGTACTACGTCATCAGGCCCATCCGGGACGACATGGGCGTCGCGGGCGGCGTCGACAACCTCCCCTGGCTGTTCACGGGGACGTTGCTCGGCATGGCGCTCGCCAATCCGCCGTACGCGGCGCTGGTGTCCAGGCTGCCCCGCCTGCGCTTCATCACGCTCACCTACCGGTTCTTCGAGACCAACCTGCTGGTCTTCTTCGGGCTCCTGCTCGTCACGACGGCCGCGCAGCAGATCTGGGTCGGCCGGGTGTTCTTCATCTGGACGTCGGTCTTCAACCTCTTCGTCGTCTCGGTGTTCTGGGCCTTCCTCGTCGACGTCTTCACGCGCGAGCAGGGCGCGCGGCTGTTCGGCTTCATCGCCGCCGGCGCGACCGTCGGCGCGATGAGCGGCTCGGCAATCACGGCCTCGCTCGTGTCGGTGCTCGGCTCCACGCCCCTGTTGCTCGTCTCGGTGGCGCTCCTCGAGGTGGCGGTCTTCTCGATGCGTCGGCTCTCGGCCATCGCCACCGACCTGCGCACCCGCACGGGCACGGCGGCCGAGGAGGCGCCGATCGGCGGGGGCATGCTCGCCGGCCTGTCGCACGCCGTCGGCAACCCGTACCTGCTCAACGTGAGCGTGTACATGCTGCTCTTCGCGATCACGTCGACGCTGCTCTACTTCCAGCAGGCCGACATCGCGTCGAAGGCCTTCACCGACCGGGCGGCGCGCACCGCCTTCTTCGCGCGCATCGACCTCGTGGTGAACGCGCTCACCCTGGTCACCCAGCTGTTCCTCACGAGCCGGATCCTCAAGGCGCTCGGCGTCGCGCTCACCCTGTCGATCCTGCCGCTGCTCAGCGTGATCGGGTTCGCGTGGCTCGGTGCCACGCCGACCATCGCGGCGATCGTCGTCCTGCAGGTGGCCCGACGCGCCGGCAATTTCGCCATCGCACGGCCGACCCGCGAGGTGCTGTTCACCGTGCTGCCGCGCGAGGACAAGTACAAGGCCAAGAACTTCATCGACACGGTCGTGTACCGGCTCGGCGACCAGGTCGGCGCGTGGGCGTACGCCGCCCTGGGGTGGCTGGGCCTCACGTTGTCGGGCATCGCCTGGGTCGCGGTGCCCGTGTCGGCCGTGTGGCTGGCCAACGCGTTCTGGCTGGGGCGCCGGCAGGAGCGCCTCGCCCGAGCCGCGGAACCGCCGCGATGA